GCCCGTCGTGTACCTGTACTTTGACCGGCTGGGCCAGCGCTTCAAGCGGCCAGACGCTATGGAAAGTGAAGCTGCCAGCGCAGGTGGGCCGGGCGCTGAAGGCCAAATTGGCACTGAAGTGGCTGGCCTGAACCACGGCGCGCCGGGCGCCAACGGGGGCGCGGCGTGAACCTGTCGCGCCCGTTCATCGAACGGCCCATCGCCACCGTGCTGCTCACGCTGGGCATTGCGTTGGCGGGCATCGTCGCGTTCTTCATGCTGCCCGTTGCGCGGCTGCCGGCGGTGGACTTTCCCGTCATCAGCGTCAGCGCCAACATGCCCGGCGCCAGCCCGTCCGACATGGCCCGCACGGTGGCTACGCCGCTGGAGCGCACGCTGGGCACCATCTCGGGCGTCAACGAGATGACCTCGATGAGCAGCACCGGGCAGACGCGCGTCACGCTGCAATTCGACCTGAAGCGCAAGATCGACAGCGCCGCGCGCGACGTGCAGGCTGCCATCAACGCCGCGCGGGCCGATTTGCCCGCCAACCTGCGCAGCATGCCCAGCTACCGCAAGGCCAACCCGGCGGCGCAGCCCTTCATGATCCTGGCGCTGACCTCGCCCACGCGCACGCCGGGGCAGATCTACGACGCGGTCAGCAACATCGTCAGCCAGCGGCTGCTGCAGGTGCCGGGCGTGGGCGATGTCACGCTGGGCGGCGGCTCGCTGCCTGCGGTGCGGGTCGAGCTGAACCCCTTCGCCATGAACGACCTGGGCCTGACGGGCGAGGACGTGCGCGCCGCCATCCAGGCCAACAACGCCAACCGGCCCAAGGGCGTGATCGAGGTGGGCACCGCCGGCGACGGGCGCGCGCTGCAGGTGCTCACGCCCGTGCCCGGCCTGCGCGCGGCCGACTACCGCGGGCTGATCGTGGCGGTGCGCGGCGGTGCCGAGGTGCGCCTGCAGGACGTGGCTGAAGTGATCGACAGCGTGCAGGACACGCGCACGCGCGGCACCTTCAACGGCAAGCCGGCCATCGTCGTCAGCATCACCCAGCAGCCCGACGCCAACCTGATCGAGACGGCCGACGCCATCGACGCGCTGATGCCCCAACTGCGCGCCCAGCTGCCGCAGGACGTGAACCTGGACGTGGCCATCGACCGCACCGGCTCGGTGCGCGCGTCGGTGCACGAGGTGGAGCTGACGCTGATCATCGCCGTGATGCTGGTCGTGCTGGTGGTGGGCCTTTTCCTGCGCAACCTGCGCGCCGCGCTGATCCCGGCCGTGGCCACGGTGGTGTCGCTGCTGGGCACCTTCGCGGCGATGTACACGTTGGGCTATTCGCTCAACAACCTCACGCTGATGGCGCTGACGGTGGCCACCGGCTTCGTCGTGGACGACGCCATCGTGGTGCTGGAGAACATCGCCCGCCACATCGAAGACGGCATGCCGCGCCGGCAGGCGGCGCTGCTCGGGGCGCGCGAAGTCGGCTTCACGGTGCTGACCATCAGCCTGTCGCTGGTGGCGGTGTTCATCCCCTTGCTGCTGCAAGGCGGCACGATGGGCCAGATGTTCCGCGAATTCGCGATGACGCTGTGCATCGCGGTGATGATTTCGCTGCTGATCTCGCTGACCACCACGCCGATGATGTGCGCCGCGCTGCTGCCGCGCCACATGGGCCGCAGCGAAGCGGCGCCGCGCCGCAGCGTGATGGGCCGCCTGCGCGCCCGGCTGGGCGGGGCGGCGGGGCGCGCCGGCCGCGCGGTGGAAGGCGGCTACGCCCGCGCGCTGGACTGGACCCTGGCCATGCCCTGGGTGGTGGTGGCCGTGCTGGTGGCCGTGGTCGGGCTGAACGGTTACCTGTTCAGCTCGATCACCAAGGGCTACTTTCCTGAGCAGGACAACGGCCAGCTGGTGGGCGGGCTGCGCGCCGACCAGAGCATTTCTTCCACCGCGCTGGCCGACAAGCTGCAGCAGGCGATGGACATCGTGGCGGCCGACCCTTCCATGGCCACCGTGGTGGGCTTTTCCGGCGGCACGGGTGGCGGCTTCATGTCGGCCGCGCTCAAGCCCGCCAGCCAGCGCCCGCCCAAGGAAACCACGCGCGACGT
This genomic interval from Ottowia oryzae contains the following:
- a CDS encoding efflux RND transporter permease subunit, with amino-acid sequence MNLSRPFIERPIATVLLTLGIALAGIVAFFMLPVARLPAVDFPVISVSANMPGASPSDMARTVATPLERTLGTISGVNEMTSMSSTGQTRVTLQFDLKRKIDSAARDVQAAINAARADLPANLRSMPSYRKANPAAQPFMILALTSPTRTPGQIYDAVSNIVSQRLLQVPGVGDVTLGGGSLPAVRVELNPFAMNDLGLTGEDVRAAIQANNANRPKGVIEVGTAGDGRALQVLTPVPGLRAADYRGLIVAVRGGAEVRLQDVAEVIDSVQDTRTRGTFNGKPAIVVSITQQPDANLIETADAIDALMPQLRAQLPQDVNLDVAIDRTGSVRASVHEVELTLIIAVMLVVLVVGLFLRNLRAALIPAVATVVSLLGTFAAMYTLGYSLNNLTLMALTVATGFVVDDAIVVLENIARHIEDGMPRRQAALLGAREVGFTVLTISLSLVAVFIPLLLQGGTMGQMFREFAMTLCIAVMISLLISLTTTPMMCAALLPRHMGRSEAAPRRSVMGRLRARLGGAAGRAGRAVEGGYARALDWTLAMPWVVVAVLVAVVGLNGYLFSSITKGYFPEQDNGQLVGGLRADQSISSTALADKLQQAMDIVAADPSMATVVGFSGGTGGGFMSAALKPASQRPPKETTRDVINRLRPQLSPITGLQVFLNPAQELRMGGRSSNSTYQYTLKADNEADLKTWVAKLADQMRTDARLTDVDSNQTENGVETYVQVDKNQAAELGVSSSAINSALYDAFGQRQVATMYSDLNQYAVVMEWAPRYAQSPIVLNNVYVAGSGKAAATLANATNTVAAGAGAAGAGAQSGTAGSAGGATAGGASASSATGTGGSSANPGLRNASTGQAISTAETPMVPLSAFARFSERSVATGVWHDGGELSSTISFNLGDGASLEQGRQAVLDAEDAIGMPNNVRGAFSGAAAEAQAQQSQQGWLILTAVVVIYIVLGILYESLIHPLTVLTTLPSAGFGAVVALLALRMEFSIMALIGVFLLIGIVKKNAIMIIDFALDAERARGLTAVQAVREACLKRFRPIMMTTLAAGLGALPLAIGFGQGAELRQPLGVTIIGGLIASQMLTLLTTPAVYVLLDRLRRHPADERHLARAATA